The Desulfatiglans anilini DSM 4660 genome window below encodes:
- a CDS encoding lipid II:glycine glycyltransferase FemX: MDIHLQQKEARELLPTDIFFQTPFWSAVKSYLGWDSLAYDLTFSGPQGDILILTKSLMPGISAAYVPQGPEFSPEPDQYGPFLEGLSDAIGRRLDSSVAFIRYDLPWESPYAEPSTDVSEKDQGFRRPEARLQELRMNFGTAEWKLRKAVTDLTFVDRVVVDLNGSEVETLSRMKSKTRYNIRLAKKKGVDVFFGSSMELPAFYELYRQTAGRNHFPPCEYRHFSALFAALSSRPDFCEIFFLLARHERNLLAGAIMAISRKTAIYLFGASSNENRNLMGPYAVHWEAMRLAKSRGCVRYDLGAVSPSKDPDHPYFGLYRFKMGFGGRILHQTGTWDFPLDEAGYELFRKHEMIDGLIEPS; the protein is encoded by the coding sequence ATGGACATACACCTGCAGCAAAAAGAGGCACGCGAACTTCTGCCGACCGACATCTTTTTTCAAACCCCCTTCTGGAGCGCCGTCAAATCCTATCTGGGCTGGGATTCGCTGGCTTATGATCTGACGTTCTCCGGGCCGCAGGGAGATATCCTGATACTGACCAAATCCCTCATGCCGGGGATTTCAGCAGCCTACGTTCCGCAGGGTCCGGAGTTCAGCCCCGAGCCGGACCAATACGGGCCGTTCCTCGAGGGGCTTTCGGATGCGATCGGAAGGCGCCTGGATTCCTCGGTCGCCTTTATCCGGTATGATCTGCCCTGGGAATCCCCCTATGCAGAACCTTCCACCGATGTATCTGAAAAGGATCAAGGGTTCCGCCGCCCTGAAGCGCGGCTGCAGGAGTTGCGGATGAATTTCGGCACGGCTGAGTGGAAGCTTCGCAAAGCCGTGACGGATCTCACGTTTGTAGACCGGGTTGTGGTCGACCTGAACGGCAGTGAGGTGGAGACACTCTCCCGTATGAAATCGAAGACCCGGTACAACATCCGCCTGGCCAAAAAGAAAGGTGTCGATGTTTTTTTCGGGTCGTCGATGGAACTTCCGGCTTTTTACGAACTCTACAGGCAGACAGCGGGGAGAAACCATTTCCCTCCATGCGAATACAGGCACTTCTCCGCTCTGTTCGCCGCCCTGTCATCGCGCCCGGATTTTTGCGAGATCTTTTTTCTGCTCGCCCGCCATGAGAGGAACCTGCTGGCAGGGGCTATCATGGCCATTTCGCGAAAGACGGCCATCTATCTCTTTGGTGCATCGTCCAATGAAAATCGCAACCTGATGGGGCCGTACGCCGTCCACTGGGAGGCCATGCGGCTCGCAAAGTCCCGGGGTTGCGTGCGGTACGATCTAGGAGCCGTCTCGCCGAGCAAGGACCCGGATCATCCCTATTTCGGGTTGTACCGTTTCAAGATGGGCTTCGGGGGGAGGATCCTGCACCAAACCGGCACCTGGGATTTCCCTCTTGACGAGGCCGGGTATGAACTGTTCCGCAAGCACGAAATGATCGACGGACTCATCGAGCCCTCGTAG
- a CDS encoding sensor histidine kinase has translation MADARKGLPLWAANLFVFSLLFCVVTVYFLWQIHQAKQEFLNHVEEHAALVAQVVQLSARGSVLAQRAAEEILESFLGNTARFVDYLDRVEPFSPEELTAFSQETGLTGIRIDRGNGEQVEGPAQWLPAHDPARPSNPGLEHLFDRSLYLFSWPDEGNSGRVVVGMSDAQVRTIQEHLGLDNVVRTLAGIPRIGYVKVAAPSRGGPKAAPAASVTMKEHGGRRVAEALVPVEGKEIAVALDAGYLNRAIGRLWRDFFFFSAALALLGAVLSIVLYRRQAAHLAQIQKIDGQLALERENAALGRSAAAIAHEVRNPLNVLNMGLQRLLMEGRGLSDGNRHLVDLMLGAVKRANTSVEGLLKYARPQKPLKKLMRLDLLLENMLQLYEPQCEASGIKVTRRIAFQTPIPGDPDLLGQVVENLLKNAIEAQPGGGTIHVEMFSEQDARVSLKVTNRGFTLAPEESERILEPYFTTKPDGTGLGLTISRRIVEAHGGRMTVRVPEPETVEISIELPATASENSP, from the coding sequence ATGGCGGACGCTAGAAAGGGCCTTCCCCTCTGGGCAGCCAACCTGTTCGTATTTTCCCTTCTTTTCTGCGTCGTCACGGTCTACTTTCTCTGGCAGATCCACCAGGCCAAACAGGAGTTTCTGAACCACGTCGAGGAACACGCCGCCCTAGTGGCCCAGGTGGTCCAACTGAGCGCCCGTGGAAGCGTCCTCGCCCAGCGGGCCGCAGAGGAGATTCTCGAGTCCTTTCTAGGCAACACCGCCCGTTTCGTCGATTACCTGGACAGGGTCGAGCCCTTTAGCCCCGAAGAGCTGACCGCCTTCTCCCAGGAGACCGGCCTCACCGGGATTCGCATCGACCGTGGAAACGGTGAGCAGGTCGAAGGCCCGGCGCAATGGCTTCCAGCGCATGACCCGGCCCGGCCTTCCAACCCCGGGCTCGAGCACCTGTTTGACCGGAGCCTCTATCTATTTTCATGGCCCGACGAAGGTAATTCCGGCCGGGTGGTCGTGGGGATGAGCGACGCCCAGGTGCGGACCATTCAGGAGCACCTGGGGTTGGATAACGTCGTCCGGACCCTCGCCGGGATCCCGCGCATCGGCTACGTGAAAGTCGCCGCACCCTCCAGGGGCGGACCGAAGGCTGCGCCGGCCGCCTCCGTGACCATGAAGGAGCATGGGGGCCGCAGGGTGGCGGAGGCCCTTGTTCCCGTGGAGGGAAAGGAGATTGCGGTGGCCCTGGATGCGGGCTATCTCAACCGGGCCATCGGGCGGCTGTGGCGCGATTTTTTCTTCTTCAGCGCGGCCCTCGCCCTCCTTGGCGCCGTCTTGTCGATCGTCCTCTACAGGCGGCAGGCGGCCCATCTCGCCCAGATCCAGAAAATCGACGGGCAGCTCGCCCTGGAGCGGGAAAACGCCGCACTCGGCCGCTCGGCCGCGGCCATCGCTCATGAGGTCCGCAACCCCCTGAATGTGTTGAACATGGGCCTTCAGCGGCTTCTCATGGAGGGCCGGGGGTTGAGCGACGGCAACCGCCACCTGGTCGACCTGATGCTCGGCGCCGTCAAGCGCGCCAATACCAGCGTGGAGGGTCTCCTCAAATACGCGCGCCCCCAGAAGCCCTTGAAGAAGCTGATGCGCCTCGATCTACTGCTGGAGAACATGCTCCAACTCTACGAGCCTCAGTGCGAGGCATCGGGTATAAAGGTAACCCGGAGAATCGCCTTTCAAACGCCGATCCCCGGAGACCCCGACCTCCTGGGGCAGGTGGTGGAAAACCTCCTCAAGAATGCCATCGAAGCTCAGCCCGGCGGGGGTACCATCCACGTGGAGATGTTTTCCGAGCAGGATGCGCGGGTCTCCCTGAAGGTTACGAACAGGGGTTTCACTCTAGCACCGGAAGAATCGGAACGTATCCTGGAACCCTATTTTACGACTAAACCGGACGGGACAGGGCTCGGGCTGACGATATCCCGCAGGATCGTCGAGGCCCACGGCGGCCGAATGACGGTCCGGGTTCCGGAACCCGAGACCGTGGAGATCTCCATCGAGCTTCCTGCAACCGCATCGGAAAACAGTCCCTAG